Part of the Uloborus diversus isolate 005 chromosome 2, Udiv.v.3.1, whole genome shotgun sequence genome, CTCCATTTGTTATACTAATTTAgttttacatattatttatttattttttttattatttaaaacctcAGGACGTATAAATGGACAGTTAAAAGTTGTACGGACCTGAAAATTTTTGTAGTCAACGTACTACCCCTGCAGTTTGTATATTTCCATTCTGTACTTGAGATTTTACTTATATGTAGTAATGCTGATTCCATACCCAAAAGAAAGCTTCCATAAAATCTTTGCTAAAGTTAAATCAGGCAAGCtgtgttaatgaaaaaaaaaatggagttgaAGTTTTATAGACAATTTCTTCGGattatgaaaatttcagcaaatagaATGCAACAAGTGGTAGAAAGCAATTTTCCCATCCTAAAATACTAAATGATGGGCTTGCTTTTAAGACAAGCTTGCTCTGACTTATTGATTTCATCAAATTATGCTTGTAAATATAGAAGTGCCCCCCTAAaggcaagggtgcaccccctcaaTATTGGAGATTTCATCACATTTGATACGAAAACTAGTAAAAAGAGATACCATCTTGATATTGCATATTTTCTTAATAAGAAAAAAGTACCATTGAGGATCTAAATGATTGTTAGAAATAGTTCTCGAGTCCACAAATGAATCAATCGGTGAACTATTTGAGTAGAACCAATATACtggtaaaaattctttttttccccattctTATTACTTGAAACACATCTAATTACAACCCCtttaatcacgatttaaaaaaaattaggcgTACctcaattttatatatatttcattttatgttaatttgTCATTAGCCATTCGCTCCCCGAAAATGATTGTCTATACCCCCCACCCCCATTGGCATGTGCTTTTTTCAGGACCCAGTCCAACCCTGGCTACATGTTTGCAACCATGGACTTTATGAATTGTTTGATgtgttgaatacatttttataattgcatttaaaaatgtgtaacggATGTTACATTCAAGTTGTAACGTCTGTTACAAATTTATGTAACGTCCGTTACATGCCTGTTTCTGCATGGTTTTTATTATAATCATATAAATTTTGGGAATCATAGTTGCTTTaacctaaaaataaagaaaataatttagaacaaaactttttaaaaaatgtttcacaatGTGAGAAGAATTTATTTACCTTTTCGTAATGGACGTTACATATAATACATGATGTTGTAATTATGCCCCTAATTAGactatttatattcaaaacaagCCCAAAAgtggttttattttacttttatagtttttatatcaatattaaatttactcCATTTAAATTTAGAATCACAATTTGCATTACTAATAAGGtacaaaaatgatcattttacttgctaaaaaacacaaaaaatagacattttaccATCTCTTCCTCCACTAAATAAACCTAATATGCGAAAAAAGCAACACTAGATTCTTGTTTTGGGGGTTATAAgctttccaatgatatataaCTCTTGGGgatttgtttaaattgattttctgTCTTCTTGGTTTCATGTTAGCTGGAATTCACCATGTGCTCAATGGCCctcaaaaaatatgtatacaaaaaatcatcaCCATAGCCCCCGGGGGCTgtgacagaaccccgggaaggcacaatttggggggtaaaaacgagggagGAGGGGGAGAGTCAAATGGCACAAAACGCACATCAGTATAGGgaacaaggaatgtgtgtgcgaaatttcagcttgattcgtcttATCGTCTGGGCTGTaaccctgtcaaagaaagcgaaaacttttttgaacagcgattttctaacttgaattcctcctccccctgatggtcctggggattgtattttggtttatgtcgTCAGGGCCACTaaagattgagtataccaaaaatcaactccgggggtcttcatggggctgagatacagaggggtgaaaaacccagaaaaccccaacttgttctgttgtATAAACTGTTCCTTAGTCGCGTTTTTTCTTGCGTCTTTCTTGGCgatggatttgcttttgttggctgctgaaatttggttttcttggcggctGGGACGCTCCCACGTCCTATGAGTTTAAAAAAGGAAGAACCGATACTTATAATTCAAAAGCTAAGTTTTTTAATGACCGCTATGTTAAGCAAAAGTGCCAATAGAATGCATTATACAGCTCTGTACCTTATGTAGAACTGAACTCTAATCTTTCAGTGACCTAATGAACTTAATCAGCTTAGTGACGTTTCAAACTTCTTTGTACTGGTACACGGTATATATATTAAAGTTTATTACATATTAAAAGTTACGTATAGtgtctttttaattatttgcacaGTTAACTGAGCAAATATCTCTGTAaaaattattgcagaaaaattatcccctccccccaaagataAGTGAATGTACCTTACCTAGTCTCTTGCATATCCTATTATTTGCAAAACTGACATGAAAATGTTGATAATGTCTAAGTAGATATTTAATGCAGCAAATATATATTCCTCTGGAGACAAACTATATTGATGTTTTCCCCCAATCATCAGCTGGGTGTCAACTACAAGGTACTGGAAAAGAAGAGTTAATGACCCAATATAATAAATGTCATCATTTTACATTGCAAGATATATTCCATTTTCCAAGTACAGCTTTAAAAAGAGtaaagcaaatttaattttcattaaattacaaCACCGTTTATCCAGACTAGccgggaccaaaggcaatccagaTGAACAAAAATCCAAATAATATGGGTAATAAGTAAAACACATTCCTAAATAAGCAGAGTTATcttttattgcagcaaaaaacgatgcattgtaacaaaattacatagtcTTATTTCTTGCAAACAATTTATCATTTATAGCCCAGCTGCAGCGGTGTCGGACTGACACACTAAATACGCCATGTTGTTCATTGCACgacctatgcaggagttgtacatttaatcaaaataaagcgAATTTTTGCGCATTTATGGTTCTGCTCTTactatcataatttagaattatcatttaagtgaatatatttttttcagctctATAAATGTAAtacggataatcgaggttcttcTGTATTTAAAATTGAAGTACTATGGGTTAGTATTAAAACAGGCAACATTACGTATAGTTTGAACACTTACAGCAGAAAATATCAGGGCTGCTCCTGATGCATAGAGTAACTGCATAATctataatacaaaaaaataaatgagtgagctGCAAAACATTCAAATCACATTATGTATCACACAGATTCTTAtagcaaatattttcattgtttttgttaaCATTGATTTTACTTACTTTCCCAggaaacaaaattgcaaaaaatccaAAGATAATCAGTATCAGAAGTGCAACTAGCAATATTCCAGAACAGGCAGTAAAATCAATCTGTTAGTAAAGTAAAAGAATTGAATTTCAATCTAGAATACatacgtaaattgcctattacaactctagttttttaatttaatttaagttaaaataaatacatttctatAGAAATTTTTAGAATATGTCCTTGCAATAGGATACCATTACACATAAGCgtaaactggggggggggggggcatgagtaCCCCCcagtttttaagcaaaagattttttaaaattgtttttcaaatgatCTATGGctaattttcaaatgataataaaatgtaatttgtaTGTTACTGATGCAATTGTAATGAATTCTATGCAAAAGTTGTATCCTTGTAGTCAACTACCAATTAGTAATTTGAACCCATAGtttatctgtttttaaactgCACCACAGTGAGCAATCGGAAGCCCAGAAGAGGCTCGTGTTCCTGATCACAAAGTGATGATGACCCCTCCCCCTCGCttccctatatatatataggccTAGTTTACTAAAATCCTGTAATCTTAGTTTACTAAATTTATGTAGTAAACTTGGATTACATgcctaaaaaaattaatgttttcaagAAAGGGCGGAAATGTTGCTGCATTTCCaagcgaaatttacttttaatagtTTAACTGGCACTCACATGAATGAATTTACAACCATGTAAGAGAGGGGTCAAAACAGAACAATGGTGCAACCAGGGAGGGCTCACCGggcttgtccccccccccctccagaattctgagttaaatttttttcaaaagtattctttattattgatgaGAAGATAAGAATgtctttggaaaacaaagtgatttttataaattaatagcAATGTCAGGAAAGTGGCAGCTTGTGCCTTAATTTAGTGGGTGGACCCACAGTtatgtttatgggtcattcttcaaaaagtaacttttctgtcacacggcttttacagtaaaaactttagggaacaattcatttatcaattatttttaatttcatcaagatatatctatttaaacctgtcaacaattttttaataatattttttattttagaaattttttggctcacaacatgtgaattctcacctccgtggcatgtcacatacCTTATGTGACTTTTTGTtgcataataatttgtttaattaatagcatatacttatttattcattgttcctttcacaagtgtctcaaatgctaattgtttaagtatatttaattttttaatattgtgtttcagtttattttagtaggacaaggagtcatgtcacacaataaattctcatctccgttacccaaacacaaaatgcAATTCCTCAATAACACAAACCGATAATgccatcaaattttatttttcatgatacaagggagtccccttgtttattttcagccatagttgaagtcgtccccattgaaaaataattccaacacaaaaagtttgacaatagtttgaccaatattcacctagatatgaaacgcagcgtttcgtgacttacactacttcacactcactgtcaataacaccttttgggggaaaatatagcagtgtacaaagatttaaaatttttgtcagcATAGTgtgttatttttcaaattgattgaggttttgtagtgttttttgtatcttagcataacatttgcatttgttttttaatatcattgaaaatcaaaaaactttgcttttttttttaacttttcttctgAAAGGACAATAAGTTCCTGTTTCATCTTCTATCTGGCCCCTTAAAACtttaatatctccttgagttttggttgcataaatgttaaaaatttttgcgTATGTAATgtatttcaatggagattatttccctaaatataagttagaagacctagggcccatataaaaagttattatttttattttttgactttttttttacgcttttaaCTTTTAGCATCTCAAcgctgcatctgattttgaacatttttgcaattgaaagaatACATCTTAGACAAacggttgcaaaaaaaaaggtcttcatagttaaaacagaacaccccgtatattttaaatgaaacccTCGGCTTCCCTTAACCGATCaaattgataataatattaacagcagtaataataataatatgttgtaatagAAGTATTAATCTAATCAAATGTGCCATCCCCTTTCTTCAAGAGAGGTGGCACACACTCTCAAACATTAAGGAACTAGACTCTTAAAAAGAGAAAGACCCCTTACCACTAAAAACACCACCGCAAAAAATGGTCTTGCTgggtgaattaaattattttcaggacagggcataaaaaagtattcaacaatatttaaaaaaatactttattacaGTATAAGCATCTTGACTTAACAATTGAagcaaccttaaaattaaaacatggataACTGACAAATCATGTCTAAAAGGTCCGtctaaacaacaacaaaaataagtaaataaaagaaataaacagaaTATTCCTATTGCTGAATTTTTTACTTATCGACtttcaaatttagcttatgttttatcatcattattattaaataataattttgaggaaGAGAGgctgaaaaattaattacagttacacatttactctttaaaaaatatttaatcgacCAGTTATGGGCACATTAacttgaaaggatcttaaatattttaattaatggcaaaattaaacctatatgatagaaaaaaaaatttaaggtacaTACCAATAGAACTGCAATCTGATGAAAACCAGCAATGTAATTTCTACAGTGTCTCTCGACTTTTTTTGACATTCGGGCctgcaaaagcttttcaaaaaaattcacgcggaccagtactgtttttttttttaacttgtaaaaaaaattacgaacggctgaagttttccccccttccttttttacaaagtaataataaatgaattagtaaatatataaataaaactctattaaataactgttacacaaatatttaaatggtaagacaagaagtaactatggtaaaaaaaaatggacataagtaaaaaaaaaaagctgctgagaaatcatagaaaattataaaaattaatcttaaaactgacgtaaaagattaagtgttggataatattatcattaggtattagttttctttcatttcgttttttattattttttgtgtgcaGACCAAAAAATCTGAGgaccagtctttttttttctttgccggTGCGTCAGACCACCGGGCTTCTCTACTATTCGAAAAGAAAGTCtttacacagaaattttgagaataactCCAAAAACAAATATGTATGCATTGTAAAACATGCACAGAATCTCATAAAACTGGCAATCTCCATGccttttggaaaaaattaagacaaaaaaaaaaaaaaaaaaaaaaaaaaaaaacagaagcagAATGGCATGATAAAAGGTTTTCCCTGACACATGGGCAGGGGGCAGCCGATTCTCTGCCCTTTTACATGTTATTCTATAGAGTGACGTTGCTAGACTCTTACCCGCTGACCTCTACTCTTCCCTCCAAGCTACTGCTCTCGGTTGGTATTAAACAACTAGGATTTCATTCTTGCTCGGCGAAATTTGCCCACCCTGAAGTTGCAATGAATTCCTTCGGGTGTTATCACCCGCCGTTTTTTGCTTTCTGATTCAGTCATTCCGATTGGCTAAGGGCAGAGGTGTGGCCCTTATATTCGGGGGCAACTTAAAGCGAGCCCGTAGCTCTGAAAGCTGTGCACAGCGCTAAAATtaatgggatttaaaaactttctggctatgtttagagatatgcggggaggggggggggcgacataTTTTAAATCTGTTGTTTGCCttacttttttgctttttaaattgaaacacaAAGCGACATTTTTGTCAATAATTACAATTATATagttaataattttgtttattaattacaatttttttgggTGGGGAACTGCCCACAGCTACGAGCCACCCCTGTGTCAGgggaaatcttaatttctttcaaaaataaatttttgaatttaaatattcaaaagttaCAGTTCATTGATCAGCTAATCGCCCCCCTCCCCCTGTtttatttcttctctttcttttctagttcgtctgaaaatagaaaaatgctgCTCCTCCAAAGTCCCCCTTCCCCCCATACACATTGGGTGCATTATGTagaaattttgagccattcctagacaatagaaatgatctttctgatttgttagtgaaggaagattctatcattgaaatgacgcaagtgatcatggatgtgttaatgatctgcaaagaattacagagaaaattcttaatgactgccaaaagactatcatagctagctcctctttataaacaggaaatgaaattaatttatgttttctttatgcatgttgtgcataaaagtcgatataagtacatattaaacttattgtacaattagtcattaGTAGAATGAAGTATtctgttatctacggaaccaaacccctattttaacaataGTATTAAGTCTCGATTTATGCAGTTTCAATTTACGCAGCTTCGATTTATGCGCAGCTTcgatttatgcggcatttccgtggaatgtaacGTAACCCCTGCGTAAAACGAGTGTCTACTGTATATAATGAAAACTCATTTCATATTCCCCGATGATGTGTTTTCTACactttcactccaccctaatttGCATCTTCTTTCCTTTATTTAATCTGACGGTAATCAAAAAAGGAGTAGTGAATTGGAAGGTTTAACGCTACGTTTTAGaggtactttattttttttttccttttttacttttattagcaAGAATGATGGaaataaatgaagaaacaaatattACATACTTTTGTCTGGAATGCGAAGATGGTAAGAGCCAAACATATTACCTATAAATAAAAAGgacaacaagaaatttcaatttaaagacATAACCCAAAATGGCATTTTACAGCAAATGAAACCTAGCCAAACCATATAACAAAAAGAATTTATGCAATTTTCAAATAGGAGTCTTCCATTCATAAGCATGCAAAGAggaaaatactattaaaataaatCTCAATTTACTTACAGCACAGATGGCAACAGCTATCATTACAGCCTCAGTGTCatagtaactataaaaataagtatagtttattagaaaatctagtacatttttaaatgaaaagtttaatctTGATGCTGACTCATAACCTACCTTGCAGCAGATCCCAACAGGAATGATTCAAAGAATGTcttgaaagataaataaaaacctgttacaatttttatcaaaatttaaaaaagtaacattttttttttcaaatgtttcttagCTTGAATTTCCTTTAAATCTATTCTAATGAGATATTAAAATTGagaaacattggaaaaaaaaacttctcttgctattcataatcccccccccctagggATGTTAGATACaataattccgaaaattttgggctctAGTCTCCGAAAATTTtgagctgacaacacattctaaaactcaaaaattttcaattttttttctcaatgatttttgaatgcatatttgaagagtttttagaggaaagggggggggggggtacagcttcctcatagtttcaggaaattttacttgagtccactagcACTTCTAATACATATATTGAGAGACATATTACTTTAATTTgctcttaaaaaaatgaataattcaataaatattggATTTCTAAAAATGCCAATATGAGAGGAATAACATCTTTTCATTGATTAATCTTGATTCCTAGAAACTTTACAATGCAATAAAATGAGTTGCATTTGAGATCCAAGTTTTAAGAAGGCACTGCACAATCATAGTATGTATGCAGTGTGGATATTCGACTTTTCCCGAGTTTtgacaaaaacttgaaattgacaCCCTTACACTttgcttcaagtttttatttcgggtttcaatgaagaaaaacacagaaatgtttctctctctctAGATCTAGCACTGTATGTATGTGTAAATATCGAACCCTGAAACAAGtttccgaaccccccccccctaaaaaaaaagtAGGGAAGTTAAAAAACAGTAAAGTAGCAAAAAGTTATAGAAAATTACAtaacaaattaagaaataaaaggaaaaaagaataatataatttaagataaatttgttattagaaaaaaaaaaaagaatgccaaATCTTTGACTATTTTGCCGAGACTTCAGCCTTGCCAAATCATGAGGTCTGATTTTCTATTGATGTTAATTCAATGCTAAGGCAACAATTAATACttatcataattgcaaaaacaaagCCTTTTCAAAACATAAGACGTTCACGAAAATTCTTTTCATACATTTAGTATAAAAAATCGTACATTTACATTCATAAACAAGTCTCTTACCCTTCATTTTCGATTTTTAAACCATTATGTAATActgcagtgatttttttttttggaagggtctgagaaaattccaagatttttagaattttaaacgtTTGTTAcaattcaaactattttgaaatttataggcatttcttcatattttaagatACATGACTATTTATTACAGTAATTTGGGTGTTAAAAACAATCAGGGAAACAGCGTTTTTTTTCAGCGATATACAAAACctggaaattcagatatccgggatagagATAGTCCCAAACATCGTGGATAGTTAGTTTTCCACTGtattaaatgttttacaaaatataaaaactagATTAAGTAGGAAAGAATGCGAGTACATTACATTCACACATTACatctaacttcaaaaaatttaaattaagaatgCTTAGATATCTGTTATAATATTAAGATATAATATAAATAGTGTACACATGAAAAAAGTTTACTTACAAAAAGAAAGAGGCatataaaatttgaaggaaaacttCTACGAACACCAGGACAGCAACTCAGtacaataatcataataaaagtcatagcactaaaaaaaaaagttataagtatAAGAATTCCTTTTTGAAACTGTGGAATAATTCAATTTAAAGCTCAGTTAATGCTGTacaaaaattgataaaacataagcAACATGATTATGTGAATTATAAACAGCATACCTTTAGTTCTAAAAAGACAGTGAAAGCTTTTGAACAACTATTTattacagtataaccccgatttaacgattgtaaAGGGACTgggaaaagttattgttaaatcaaggaacatcgacattcaatgcagtcaaattcggaccagtgaaatgtatcattaaatcgaGGAAATCGTtgaatcgaagttatactgtatttgtaAGAAAGTTGATTGGTCATTATATTACATCATTGTAACTACAGAAGTTTAAATGTTAATGAACTCAACTAGAGctacaaaaatagaaacaatatGCAACCAAAACCAGTATGTACTCCTTATTCACAATAATCCCCTTATGTTTCTTGAAATTACTTGGCTTTtgtgtattttataattttgagaaatttgcATTTGTATATGTTTTTTAACACTTCAGAACAGTTTCAGCTCAGAAACTTAAAATTCCATGATTTCTTTAAGTTTATTGCAATGTTCCCCCGACTTTTCTAAAACTGCAAGTCTTGGACAAGTTCCAAAGTGTTTATACAGTTACACTTTAAAAACTAATTCTGCTATGATGAATTACATTTCCGATCCCTGTCCAATCATTAGTTACTTCATTGTTTTTCATATAAGACAAACTACTCTCAAGACTAATTGATTTTAAAGCTCCCTTTGAGTTTATTTTAACAAAGTTTGGCTAATACCATATAACCTACTACCAAACTCATTTTCATACAATTTCTTCCCTCCTTGTGAACAGTGCTACATCAATGGTTTTCCTGAACTgggaaaaaactttaaattgctgtGTCCTTAATTATTTTCCttcaatttaggaaaaaaaaaagaaaagaaagagggTGAATTTGCCACCTCTCAGAAGCTGCCACCCGGGGCAAGGGACCTGGCTTGCTCCCCCTAGATCCGGCACTGATTGTGAAATCAATTTGAAAGCTGTTCATCTTTGTCAGTTTAGTACCTATTACTTTTCATTCTAGTTGACGataaaatgttttcgtttttcttctttatttttaagttaGATGATATTACAATAAGTTTGTTATTATACCTGTGAACTATTTACAAACTTCATTAACATaagattttcaattttgattttctaTGTTGCTAAAGTTTTTTAACAGTTTCACAACAATCATGAGAAATCATTTATTTAGAATAattcaaaaactgtttttgaatAGATAAAGCCTATATTTAATGCTGAAAAACAAAACATAGAACTTGTGTGCTTGGTTTCAATCAGGGGCACCCCAAACTTGAATTTGCAGGAAAGGTGGAGTTTACCAAATGAAAATTCGAATTTTGCCCACTGGtaataaaatatgagaaaaaggGCACActtacatctaatgagaagacattatgcatcattaaaaattGTGTAATGATTAAAAATGAGAAGAGACATCAGGCaccatttaaaaatatgaaatattgcaATGCTTTCTCAAAATTTACCAAATTGTGAGACAATtctctaaaaaacagaaaattcttTTGGGTTGTCCCAGTAGTCTCTCATCAGGGTGCCCCTGGCTTTGATGCCGatgtttagaaaatatatttaaaacatttaatatcaattaaacgaaacatttaaaacttttttctttgatgtttaTTGCATTTATAAAAAGCCCAATATGTTTCTAGATCTCaaataatatcatcaaaaacTAATTCTTTTGAGGGAAACTATACATAAGATTTAGAGCAGAAaacatttagttatttttttttttacgtgaagTTCTTCAGTAAGAAAGA contains:
- the LOC129217119 gene encoding protein lifeguard 1-like; protein product: MSYYGSDANLRPFEDSFSEKSIRHAFIRKVYTIIMFQLAITTAFICLFLYEPNVKLYSMEHPAMFWVAFAMTFIMIIVLSCCPGVRRSFPSNFICLFLFTFFESFLLGSAASYYDTEAVMIAVAICAVICLALTIFAFQTKIDFTACSGILLVALLILIIFGFFAILFPGKIMQLLYASGAALIFSAYLVVDTQLMIGGKHQYSLSPEEYIFAALNIYLDIINIFMSVLQIIGYARD